In Candidatus Defluviilinea proxima, a single genomic region encodes these proteins:
- a CDS encoding tetratricopeptide repeat protein, whose translation MSEKTPGEKEGLLETLKKIGVAVSSFLGLVTLIHSVYQLWVGDQATITYLLAGMLSFIFIFILGWVGFKKEKVVEKQSILLLGQQAGADRIKTIPVSPFYKAGRIGFFLTIGAVILGTSILVQRNHKQAILATQATQTALSEREEKLVIVIAKFETSNNAGDIYGIRNQILEDLNADMKGKTDDILIEPLEGAIRPEDVTRGKASPMSPQQVGKLHQADIVIWGWYASTENPNLTIHIENLSPHKLIPLYESDTLKPDVSFADLQSFTFQQQAGQETSTLITFLAGYLQYQAGNYSSAMEYLNEVTTRMEGDEPILIDNRAAVFYYRGNTSYYLQNYESAIGDYDRSLQFAPDWAVTYYNRGHAYANQGRYEQAITDYEKALQLNPYEADAYNNRGTARAALDQYEEAVDDYTRAIQMNPQDATFFNNRALAYHAKGENEAAILEFNKAIQLAPQYIKAYYNRGTVYSNMKQYPLAITDFETAIQLDSRYAAAYNNIGYVHAEQEQYDEALAWYGQAIGANPKYAKAYKNRGSVYYSLEEYEKAIADFDQSLKLDDQDAMTFYNRGNAYFRLGQYTQAVDDFSTAIQLNPQYTEAYYNRGSAYSLLEEYELAVADFSKALAYDPQDEAAYYNRGRVYSLLEQYELAIADFTKAIQLNPEDADAYYYRGTVYNIIEKYELAIADFSKAIPYDPQNEMIYAKRGISYIMLKQYESAIEDFNSALEINPQYANGYRLRGLLYQQVGKTTEAEADFAKYKELTGQDAQ comes from the coding sequence ATGTCTGAAAAAACGCCCGGAGAAAAAGAAGGCCTGCTCGAAACGCTTAAAAAGATCGGAGTTGCAGTCAGCAGTTTCCTGGGGCTGGTCACATTGATCCACAGCGTCTACCAACTCTGGGTCGGCGACCAGGCCACCATCACCTACCTATTGGCTGGGATGCTCTCCTTTATTTTCATCTTCATCCTCGGTTGGGTGGGGTTCAAAAAAGAGAAGGTTGTCGAGAAACAGTCGATCCTGCTCCTCGGTCAACAAGCAGGCGCCGATAGAATAAAAACTATCCCTGTTTCACCTTTTTATAAGGCAGGGCGCATCGGGTTCTTTTTGACAATAGGGGCAGTCATCCTTGGCACATCGATCCTGGTGCAAAGGAATCACAAACAAGCCATCCTTGCCACACAGGCAACACAGACGGCGCTTTCTGAACGGGAAGAGAAGCTGGTCATTGTCATTGCGAAGTTTGAGACGTCCAATAATGCCGGCGATATATACGGCATACGAAACCAAATCCTCGAAGACCTGAACGCCGATATGAAGGGCAAGACCGATGATATTTTGATCGAGCCGCTTGAAGGTGCGATCCGCCCTGAAGATGTCACCCGAGGGAAAGCCAGCCCCATGTCGCCTCAACAGGTTGGCAAACTTCATCAAGCCGACATCGTCATCTGGGGATGGTACGCCTCCACCGAAAACCCGAACCTGACCATCCACATTGAGAACTTATCGCCCCACAAACTGATCCCGCTTTATGAAAGCGATACGCTTAAGCCCGATGTTTCCTTCGCCGATCTGCAATCATTCACCTTCCAACAGCAAGCGGGGCAAGAGACCAGCACACTGATCACCTTCCTTGCCGGGTATCTTCAATATCAAGCTGGGAATTATTCCTCCGCTATGGAGTATCTCAACGAGGTGACAACCCGCATGGAGGGCGATGAGCCCATCCTCATCGATAATCGTGCGGCTGTCTTCTACTATCGTGGCAACACATCCTATTATTTGCAAAACTACGAAAGCGCCATCGGCGATTATGATCGGTCGCTCCAGTTCGCACCCGATTGGGCGGTCACATACTACAACCGAGGTCACGCCTATGCCAACCAGGGAAGATACGAACAGGCGATCACGGATTACGAAAAAGCCCTTCAACTCAACCCCTATGAAGCAGATGCCTACAACAATCGTGGCACAGCTCGTGCCGCCCTGGATCAATATGAGGAGGCAGTGGATGACTACACCCGCGCGATTCAGATGAACCCACAGGATGCAACCTTCTTCAACAATCGCGCACTCGCCTATCACGCAAAAGGAGAGAACGAAGCCGCCATTCTCGAATTCAATAAGGCCATCCAGCTCGCCCCGCAATACATCAAAGCCTACTACAACAGAGGCACGGTTTACTCAAACATGAAACAGTATCCGCTTGCCATTACGGATTTCGAAACTGCCATCCAACTCGATTCACGGTACGCTGCGGCCTATAACAACATCGGATATGTTCACGCGGAGCAGGAGCAATATGATGAGGCGCTCGCCTGGTATGGTCAGGCCATTGGCGCCAACCCAAAATACGCCAAAGCCTACAAAAACCGTGGCTCTGTGTATTACTCCCTTGAAGAGTATGAAAAAGCGATTGCAGATTTTGACCAATCCCTCAAGCTCGATGACCAAGACGCCATGACCTTTTACAATCGCGGCAATGCCTATTTCCGATTAGGGCAATATACACAAGCGGTGGATGACTTCAGCACAGCCATTCAACTCAATCCGCAATATACCGAGGCGTATTACAACCGTGGCAGTGCCTATTCCCTGCTCGAAGAGTATGAGTTGGCGGTCGCTGATTTTTCAAAAGCGCTCGCGTATGATCCACAAGATGAGGCGGCCTACTACAATCGAGGACGTGTCTATTCACTCCTGGAACAATATGAACTGGCGATTGCCGATTTCACCAAGGCCATTCAACTCAACCCTGAAGATGCAGATGCCTATTATTACCGAGGCACTGTTTACAACATCATTGAAAAATATGAGCTGGCAATCGCTGATTTTTCAAAAGCCATTCCCTATGACCCGCAGAATGAAATGATCTACGCCAAGCGCGGAATTTCCTACATCATGCTGAAACAATATGAATCAGCCATAGAAGATTTCAACTCTGCGCTCGAGATCAACCCACAGTACGCAAATGGTTACCGCTTACGTGGATTGCTCTACCAACAAGTCGGTAAAACCACAGAAGCCGAAGCTGACTTTGCCAAGTACAAGGAA